Proteins from a single region of Coraliomargarita parva:
- a CDS encoding DUF481 domain-containing protein: MKTGERLVGEISSLSTDATLVLESKLLGELRLPRSEILGIEADKPDSAAVGVVVPDKPKPPKKESQQVASKPKPKPKEEPKPVKTIELTQEEVEHIKERRILETLRDLQAPEAWKGDLRMGMNLSKGDKRWTESFARGKLEIDPKGSLNFYRFTGSYTYRQTEKSNGDTYKSTDRYDGTFIYRRSFFDDWFVQNSLGGRVDQIKGIDREVQELVGLGYSFEPTPKFELIFGGGGGVEDFESNSDDTRNGLHPVANIFQEFSWKPLKRTSFVQKFNYYWNPNNTQQYNYVLTAAIRYRITDLLGFEFSFNQDFDNDIGDGSARDDLTLRNAIIVYF, from the coding sequence ATGAAGACTGGGGAACGCCTGGTCGGTGAGATCTCCTCGCTTTCGACAGACGCCACTCTGGTTCTGGAGTCCAAGTTGCTCGGAGAGTTACGCCTGCCCCGTAGTGAGATCCTCGGAATTGAGGCGGATAAGCCCGATTCCGCTGCGGTGGGAGTGGTTGTACCGGACAAACCTAAGCCGCCGAAAAAGGAAAGTCAGCAAGTCGCCAGCAAGCCGAAGCCCAAGCCCAAAGAGGAGCCTAAGCCGGTGAAGACGATCGAACTGACCCAAGAGGAAGTCGAACACATCAAGGAGCGGCGCATTCTCGAGACCTTGCGGGACCTGCAAGCGCCCGAGGCTTGGAAGGGAGACCTGCGGATGGGGATGAACCTGAGCAAGGGCGACAAGCGTTGGACCGAGAGTTTCGCCCGGGGCAAATTGGAAATCGATCCCAAAGGCAGCCTTAACTTTTACCGCTTTACCGGGTCCTACACATACCGCCAGACGGAAAAGAGCAATGGTGACACCTACAAGTCGACCGATCGCTACGATGGGACCTTTATTTACCGCCGCAGTTTCTTTGACGACTGGTTTGTTCAGAACTCGTTGGGCGGCCGGGTGGACCAGATCAAGGGGATCGACCGCGAAGTGCAGGAACTGGTCGGTCTCGGGTACAGCTTTGAGCCGACTCCGAAGTTCGAATTGATTTTCGGTGGTGGTGGCGGTGTTGAGGACTTCGAGTCCAACTCGGATGATACGCGCAACGGCCTGCATCCGGTCGCGAACATTTTCCAGGAGTTCAGTTGGAAGCCGCTCAAGCGCACGTCCTTTGTGCAGAAATTCAACTACTACTGGAATCCGAACAACACCCAGCAGTACAACTATGTGCTTACCGCCGCGATCCGCTACCGGATCACCGATCTGCTTGGCTTTGAGTTCTCTTTCAATCAGGACTTCGACAACGACATCGGGGATGGCTCCGCCAGGGATGACCTGACCCTGAGAAATGCCATCATCGTTTATTTCTAG
- a CDS encoding fibronectin type III domain-containing protein — MRTYYLGIGGLVCSLLAGSLSATYQDEIGLTTLRARDATLDGSGVTVAQVEAQIKTGGWQVDPADVGLDAGLFTYYTTTATYPTGASFDIELESYHANIVGARFFGLTSGTQGTNGVAPGVAAIQNFYAGYFFNSLILTSTNISTQVVNQSYVYSSLSEADSTTVNQYFDNYASNYGVIFCNGLNTEVNPATIPSPASTYNGITVGVVDDSLTSLSDGRSKPDIVAPGSTAASYTTPLVAGAATILYQSGARADAGSGTESDATDIRTIKTLLLNSATKPSGWSHTSTHPLDTTNGAGVLEINQAQLQLEAGQYGETVDDNLTTSGADHLPPGGISDNLSANTGWNLSTLTNARVTGQYRDATDHYFFNCDAAEASSFNLTATLVWNRNAGRSNINNLDLFLYKEDGTLVASSVSTVDNVEHLYELALEAGRYVLQVYKPAADRDTTSETYALAFNFEAAAPVAAGDATALTLSSSSIQLDWTDNAGNETGYRIERRISGGSYSSLTTLAADIETYTDESCEAGTTYEYQIIAFNDDGDATAATASATTYSVQEQWRLDYFGSISNSGDGADDADPELDGQINLVEFSTAGDPGSFSPNPVSSDTLGSSGQFSFIWRTNSGFDFAIGYSEDLVAGFTYYDSSTLDSDLSPELELIGTSTIDSEFETRTYGIRDSVTSDKVFIQLQIITP; from the coding sequence ATGCGTACTTATTACCTAGGCATCGGCGGCCTTGTCTGCTCCTTGCTTGCGGGCTCCCTGTCTGCGACCTATCAGGACGAAATCGGCCTGACCACACTCCGTGCACGTGATGCGACGCTGGATGGCAGCGGTGTCACCGTTGCCCAAGTGGAAGCACAAATTAAAACGGGCGGTTGGCAAGTCGACCCGGCCGACGTCGGCCTCGATGCTGGATTGTTCACTTATTACACTACCACAGCGACCTACCCCACCGGCGCGAGCTTCGACATCGAGCTGGAATCGTATCACGCGAACATCGTCGGTGCCCGTTTTTTTGGACTCACCAGCGGCACCCAAGGCACGAATGGCGTCGCCCCCGGCGTTGCTGCCATACAAAACTTCTATGCCGGCTACTTCTTTAACTCACTGATACTGACTTCGACCAACATTTCCACACAGGTGGTCAACCAGAGTTATGTGTATAGCAGTCTTAGCGAGGCCGACAGTACCACAGTCAACCAGTACTTCGACAATTACGCCAGTAACTATGGCGTGATCTTTTGCAACGGCCTGAACACCGAGGTAAACCCGGCAACGATTCCATCTCCCGCCAGTACCTACAACGGAATTACCGTCGGCGTGGTTGACGACAGCCTGACCTCGCTCAGCGATGGGCGCAGCAAACCCGATATCGTGGCGCCGGGCTCCACCGCAGCCAGCTATACAACACCCTTGGTCGCCGGAGCTGCCACCATACTGTACCAATCCGGAGCACGCGCCGATGCCGGCAGCGGCACGGAAAGCGATGCAACTGACATCCGCACCATCAAGACATTACTCCTGAACAGCGCGACGAAACCTTCCGGCTGGTCCCATACCTCCACACATCCTTTGGATACGACCAACGGCGCCGGCGTGCTTGAGATCAACCAAGCGCAACTTCAACTCGAAGCGGGCCAATACGGGGAAACCGTCGACGACAATTTGACGACATCAGGGGCCGATCACTTACCTCCGGGGGGAATCAGCGACAACCTGAGCGCTAACACCGGCTGGAACCTCAGCACCCTCACCAATGCGCGCGTCACCGGCCAATACCGTGACGCAACCGACCACTACTTCTTCAATTGCGATGCCGCCGAAGCCAGCAGCTTCAACTTGACCGCAACCCTCGTCTGGAACCGGAATGCCGGGCGCAGCAACATTAACAACCTCGACTTGTTCCTCTATAAGGAAGACGGCACCCTGGTCGCGTCCAGCGTCAGCACGGTCGACAATGTCGAGCACCTTTACGAACTAGCGCTCGAAGCGGGCCGCTATGTGCTTCAGGTATACAAGCCGGCCGCCGATCGCGACACCACCAGCGAGACCTACGCGCTCGCCTTCAACTTCGAAGCCGCGGCACCGGTCGCCGCCGGCGATGCCACCGCATTGACGCTCTCCAGTAGCAGCATTCAGCTCGACTGGACCGACAACGCGGGCAATGAAACCGGCTACCGCATCGAACGTCGCATTTCCGGCGGCAGCTATAGTAGCTTGACCACCCTGGCGGCAGACATCGAAACCTATACCGACGAGAGTTGCGAAGCCGGCACCACTTACGAATACCAGATCATCGCCTTCAACGACGATGGCGATGCGACGGCAGCCACCGCCAGCGCGACGACCTACAGTGTACAGGAGCAATGGCGACTCGATTATTTTGGCTCGATCAGCAATAGCGGCGATGGCGCTGACGATGCCGATCCCGAGCTGGACGGCCAGATCAACCTGGTCGAGTTTTCAACTGCGGGGGATCCCGGCAGCTTCAGTCCGAATCCCGTCTCCAGTGACACTCTCGGAAGCAGTGGTCAATTCAGCTTCATCTGGCGTACAAACTCCGGCTTCGATTTCGCCATCGGCTACAGCGAAGACTTGGTTGCAGGCTTTACTTACTATGACTCCTCGACGCTCGACTCCGACCTCAGCCCCGAACTGGAACTAATAGGCACCAGCACGATCGATAGCGAATTCGAAACCCGCACCTACGGGATTCGGGACAGCGTCACTTCAGATAAAGTCTTTATCCAACTGCAAATCATCACACCCTAG
- a CDS encoding zinc metallopeptidase yields MYFLALIIVPLIVGLWAQMKVKSAYDKYVQIPSRGRITGREAAQAVMESAGIHDVEIVECHGTLTDHYDPTHKRLALSRQNYRGYSLAALGVAAHEAGHAIQHKQQYAPLNLRMALVPITSFASQLLPIAMFGGYFFFHSPIFINIGIGIYLILTVFQLVTLPVEFDASKRAKAQLVNLGIVDREEMTGVVKTLDAAAFTYVAAFVSSLGWLLYLLAQRR; encoded by the coding sequence ATGTATTTCTTAGCACTCATTATTGTTCCGCTGATCGTCGGCCTCTGGGCTCAAATGAAGGTCAAAAGCGCCTACGATAAGTACGTACAAATCCCGTCGCGCGGCCGCATCACCGGTCGCGAAGCCGCTCAGGCCGTGATGGAAAGCGCCGGCATCCATGACGTCGAAATTGTCGAATGCCATGGCACTCTGACCGACCACTATGACCCGACCCACAAGCGCTTGGCCCTCAGTCGTCAGAACTACCGCGGTTACAGCCTCGCCGCCCTCGGCGTGGCGGCCCACGAAGCGGGACATGCCATCCAGCATAAGCAGCAGTATGCGCCGCTGAACCTGCGCATGGCGCTGGTACCCATCACCAGCTTTGCGTCACAACTGCTGCCCATCGCCATGTTCGGCGGCTACTTCTTCTTCCATAGCCCGATCTTCATCAATATCGGCATCGGAATCTACCTGATCCTCACCGTCTTCCAACTGGTCACCCTCCCGGTGGAATTCGACGCCAGTAAGCGGGCCAAGGCACAACTGGTCAACCTCGGCATTGTCGATCGCGAGGAGATGACCGGTGTGGTCAAAACCCTCGACGCCGCCGCCTTTACTTACGTTGCGGCCTTCGTCTCCAGTCTGGGCTGGCTGCTCTACCTTTTGGCACAGCGCCGCTAA
- a CDS encoding thioredoxin family protein yields the protein MQKSFFTFALIGAVALYGFFGLASLPQQSVAAESVEWMTDFKSAQAKAQSEGKPLLLDFTGSDWCGWCIRLKKEVFSQPEFAEYAESALVLVELDFPRSKPLSDAEKEQNEALAKKYGIRGYPTIILLSPEGKLVGRTGYQPGGAEKYVSHLKELLASGG from the coding sequence ATGCAGAAATCGTTTTTTACCTTTGCTTTGATTGGCGCCGTCGCGCTTTACGGATTTTTCGGACTCGCGAGCCTGCCGCAGCAGTCGGTGGCCGCGGAATCGGTGGAGTGGATGACCGATTTCAAATCGGCCCAGGCCAAAGCCCAATCGGAAGGGAAGCCCCTCTTGCTTGATTTTACCGGTTCGGACTGGTGCGGCTGGTGTATCCGTCTGAAGAAGGAGGTGTTTAGCCAGCCGGAGTTTGCGGAATACGCCGAATCTGCCCTTGTGCTGGTCGAGCTTGATTTTCCGCGGAGCAAGCCTTTGTCCGATGCGGAAAAGGAGCAAAACGAAGCCCTCGCCAAGAAGTACGGGATTCGTGGCTATCCGACCATTATCCTGCTTTCACCTGAAGGGAAACTCGTGGGGCGTACCGGTTACCAGCCGGGTGGCGCGGAAAAGTATGTGAGCCACCTGAAGGAACTGCTTGCTTCGGGTGGATGA
- a CDS encoding response regulator: MTNTIEASLPILLFEDNQADADLVREYLSLSQLNHELEVVSRLSEGLKRLHSRAFKILLVDLTLPDSKGLQTVETLLDEAEEAVLIVLTGADDSQLSLQALQAGAQDYLNKDSLNADRLEHAIRYALERAHLLKRVATHAKAVEQNEALLRQIFEVNTEAMLILDTDHCIQFLNHAACKLLDARASDLVGEVFPFEIRSGERSELEIPGPRNSTALVELSAVHLIWKGKNALLVVLRDITEHRRSQLAYKREKERLAVTLDAIADAVIAIDENQCVERINPEAERLLQIEDKAAVGQPLKDVLRLRHPKTGKILTDPAEALLDDSGSIDTQLGISLLDHKDVEHIVSADMRCILNENQESHGCVLVLRDLTSIKRAEDELFQTEKLHSISLLAGGIAHDFNNILTAVLGNISVVRLGLEEDNPLSNKLLAAEKAALQAKTLTQQLLTFSKGGAPILETTTLDQVIEECAQFVLRGSNVRCEISKGNDLWAVDADKGQIAQVINNLMINADQAMPHGGLIQIGIKNSTVRLDDVPSLPPGEYVCISVEDEGSGISPENQKRIFDPYFTTKEEGNGLGLASAYSIISSHKGMMTVDSVLNQGTTFRIYLPRSSQPLKSEKPAEESEDIIHPGHGRILVMDDMEAMMMVAGEILTVLGYEVEFATNGQEAIDAYKAAKESGKPFDAVVFDLTVPGGMGGEEASEILIQYDPDLIAIASSGYTTSNLMSDYKNSAFKAVVPKPYRIKEMSNALHRVLNEKHS, encoded by the coding sequence ATGACAAATACCATCGAAGCATCTCTTCCGATCCTACTTTTCGAAGACAACCAGGCCGACGCAGACTTGGTCCGCGAGTATCTGTCACTTTCCCAACTCAACCACGAACTGGAGGTTGTCAGCCGGCTTTCCGAAGGCCTGAAGCGCCTTCATTCCAGAGCATTTAAAATACTTCTGGTCGACCTGACCCTGCCGGACAGCAAGGGCCTCCAAACGGTCGAAACCCTATTGGACGAAGCCGAGGAAGCAGTCCTGATCGTCCTGACCGGCGCCGATGACAGTCAACTGTCCCTCCAGGCGCTCCAAGCCGGTGCTCAAGACTACCTGAACAAGGACAGCCTGAATGCCGACCGGCTGGAGCATGCGATCCGCTACGCTTTGGAGCGGGCCCACCTGCTCAAGCGGGTGGCCACTCATGCCAAGGCCGTCGAACAGAATGAAGCGCTCTTGCGGCAGATCTTCGAGGTCAACACCGAGGCCATGCTGATCCTCGACACCGACCACTGTATCCAATTCCTGAATCATGCGGCCTGTAAACTTTTGGACGCCCGGGCCAGCGACTTGGTCGGTGAAGTCTTCCCCTTTGAAATCCGGAGCGGCGAACGCTCCGAACTGGAAATCCCCGGCCCCAGGAACAGCACGGCTCTGGTTGAACTCTCCGCCGTCCATCTCATCTGGAAAGGAAAGAACGCGCTGCTGGTCGTGCTTCGGGACATCACTGAGCACCGCCGGTCGCAACTCGCCTACAAGCGGGAAAAAGAACGCCTCGCCGTGACTCTCGACGCCATCGCCGATGCCGTCATTGCGATCGACGAAAACCAGTGTGTCGAACGGATCAATCCGGAAGCGGAGCGCTTGCTTCAAATCGAAGACAAGGCCGCTGTCGGACAGCCCCTCAAGGATGTACTGCGCCTTCGACATCCAAAGACCGGCAAAATCCTTACGGACCCCGCCGAAGCTCTCCTCGATGACTCCGGCTCAATTGATACACAACTCGGCATTTCCCTGCTCGACCACAAGGACGTCGAGCATATCGTCTCGGCCGACATGAGGTGCATCCTCAACGAGAATCAGGAATCCCACGGCTGTGTCCTGGTTCTCCGCGACCTGACCTCGATCAAGCGGGCGGAAGACGAACTCTTCCAAACCGAAAAACTACATTCGATCAGCCTGCTGGCAGGCGGCATCGCCCACGATTTTAACAATATCCTGACCGCGGTTCTCGGCAATATCTCGGTCGTCCGCCTCGGCCTCGAAGAGGACAATCCGCTCTCCAACAAACTCCTGGCTGCGGAAAAGGCCGCCCTTCAGGCCAAAACCCTAACCCAGCAGCTGCTCACTTTTTCCAAGGGCGGGGCTCCGATTCTGGAAACGACAACGCTCGACCAAGTGATCGAGGAATGCGCGCAATTTGTCCTCCGCGGCTCGAATGTCCGCTGTGAGATCAGCAAGGGCAACGACCTCTGGGCCGTAGATGCCGACAAGGGACAGATTGCCCAGGTCATCAACAACCTGATGATTAACGCCGACCAGGCCATGCCCCATGGCGGTCTAATCCAGATCGGCATCAAGAACTCAACCGTCCGCCTGGATGACGTCCCGTCCCTGCCTCCCGGGGAATATGTCTGCATCTCGGTGGAAGACGAGGGAAGCGGGATCAGCCCTGAAAACCAGAAGCGTATCTTCGATCCCTACTTCACGACCAAAGAAGAAGGCAACGGGCTCGGACTCGCTTCTGCGTATTCGATCATCAGCAGCCACAAGGGCATGATGACCGTCGATTCCGTCCTGAACCAGGGCACGACTTTCCGGATCTACCTCCCGCGTTCCAGTCAACCGCTCAAGAGCGAGAAACCGGCGGAGGAAAGCGAAGATATCATCCATCCCGGACATGGACGCATCCTGGTCATGGACGACATGGAAGCCATGATGATGGTCGCCGGTGAAATCCTGACCGTACTCGGCTATGAAGTGGAATTCGCCACCAATGGCCAAGAGGCAATCGATGCCTACAAAGCGGCCAAAGAATCCGGCAAGCCCTTTGATGCGGTGGTCTTCGACCTCACCGTGCCGGGAGGCATGGGCGGCGAGGAAGCGTCGGAGATCCTGATCCAGTACGACCCGGACCTGATCGCCATCGCTTCGAGCGGTTACACGACCTCAAACCTCATGTCCGACTACAAGAACTCGGCCTTCAAGGCGGTAGTGCCGAAACCTTACCGGATCAAGGAAATGAGCAACGCGCTCCACCGCGTACTGAACGAGAAGCACTCCTGA
- a CDS encoding sensor histidine kinase, translating to MEKSAQLSGDSLRTECKLAGLENALEAAHIGYWQWDLADEFDWNSRTCEMFGVESPPKNLVDFLVLINEDSQETILNAAEQSRWHHKAFDVTVETEKHLGRSTRSLKLIGQINQLAGESGRKFLSGVCLASESMADALHTRSKLKESWEEFFKMTSDLCVEINYRYVFLHANDAFLRTLGYNSRELEGRELFDFIHPEDIANARQKLAGMQNKVEGGRTAINSSMLHESRVRGKDGHYRWLSWSWMVDPTDDRIYAMARDVTIAKHLHEQQEAMMQRLSQSNADLENFASVASHDLREPLRMITSYLRLLQERSPEALDEAGRRYVDYACQGADRMRRLIEDLLAYSRMERLEEAHKPIRVQECVQRALEHLKSRIEETGADIQMDNCPHAEVIGARTHLIRLFQNLLSNAMKFQAPGNKPEIRISFRERRNNSGLQGWTISIQDNGIGISKEHEDVLFQLFRRLNARDEYEGSGIGLAACKRVVDLHEGDIWFDSTRGLGSTFHVWLKNSEDSDK from the coding sequence ATGGAGAAAAGTGCCCAATTATCGGGCGACTCACTCCGAACGGAGTGCAAGCTGGCCGGACTTGAAAATGCGCTGGAAGCTGCCCATATTGGCTACTGGCAATGGGACCTTGCAGACGAATTTGACTGGAATTCGCGAACCTGCGAGATGTTTGGCGTCGAGTCCCCCCCGAAGAACCTGGTCGACTTTCTGGTCCTTATCAACGAGGACAGTCAAGAGACCATTTTAAATGCGGCGGAACAATCCCGCTGGCACCACAAAGCCTTTGATGTTACGGTTGAAACCGAAAAGCACTTGGGGCGGAGTACACGGAGCCTGAAACTAATCGGCCAGATCAACCAACTCGCGGGCGAAAGCGGACGAAAATTCCTCAGCGGAGTCTGCCTGGCCTCCGAATCCATGGCAGATGCACTCCATACCCGGTCCAAGTTAAAGGAAAGCTGGGAGGAATTTTTCAAGATGACCTCCGACCTATGCGTGGAAATCAATTACCGCTACGTATTCCTGCATGCGAATGACGCCTTCCTGCGAACCCTGGGTTATAATAGCCGCGAACTGGAAGGTCGGGAACTTTTCGACTTCATTCACCCGGAAGACATCGCGAACGCGCGCCAGAAGCTGGCCGGCATGCAAAACAAGGTCGAAGGCGGACGCACTGCGATCAATTCGAGCATGCTCCATGAGAGCCGCGTACGCGGCAAAGACGGCCATTACCGCTGGCTTTCCTGGAGCTGGATGGTCGATCCCACCGACGACCGCATCTATGCCATGGCGCGGGATGTCACCATCGCTAAACACTTGCATGAGCAGCAGGAAGCGATGATGCAGCGGCTCTCACAGTCCAATGCGGATTTGGAGAATTTTGCCTCCGTCGCCTCCCATGACCTGAGGGAACCCCTGCGCATGATTACAAGCTACCTCCGGTTGCTTCAGGAACGTTCGCCTGAAGCGCTGGATGAAGCGGGCCGCCGTTATGTCGACTACGCCTGCCAGGGTGCGGACCGGATGCGTCGGCTGATTGAGGACCTGCTCGCTTACTCACGCATGGAGCGACTGGAAGAGGCACACAAACCCATACGTGTCCAGGAGTGTGTCCAGCGAGCGCTGGAACACCTCAAATCGAGAATCGAGGAAACCGGCGCGGACATCCAGATGGACAACTGCCCGCATGCCGAGGTGATCGGCGCTCGCACGCACCTGATCCGGCTCTTCCAAAACCTGCTCAGCAATGCGATGAAGTTTCAGGCACCGGGCAACAAACCGGAGATCCGAATCAGTTTTCGCGAAAGGCGTAACAACTCGGGACTTCAGGGTTGGACCATCAGCATTCAGGACAACGGGATCGGTATCAGCAAGGAGCATGAAGACGTGCTCTTCCAACTCTTCCGTCGTCTCAATGCCCGTGATGAATACGAAGGCTCGGGAATCGGCCTGGCAGCCTGCAAACGGGTCGTCGATTTACATGAGGGTGATATCTGGTTTGATTCCACAAGAGGGCTGGGCAGCACCTTTCACGTCTGGCTGAAAAATAGCGAAGACTCCGATAAGTGA
- a CDS encoding FIST signal transduction protein, which produces MPVLDGYSAVEHFKLPYNTTQLEHWVEAQRSSFKAPVTFAMVFAAPEADASLADIMEVVRIYARVPVVVGASASGLVANSYEIESGCGFVVGLYALPETKAHAVHLPLSLFEGDDVAGALSTAVQDFSEQANAWMLFADPESMNSDAWLSDWDRATGGKVTVGGFASFQRAAGGTVLLCDGIVHEEGAVALALEGAVTIEPLVAQGCRPVGTPWTVTQVDHNIIHQIGNRPILEVLRDTLEGMTRREQKQARGNIFIGVVHNEYKSDFRTGDFLVRNLAAIDPKSGAVAIATPLRVGQNLQFQIRDPHAASVGFSMLLEGQAQLLAGRAVYGACLYNCIGRGASLFGVPDHDASVIRDVYEGLPVIGMFCNGEFGPVLGGQTRLHGYAASLGLFVARDSAAV; this is translated from the coding sequence ATGCCGGTCCTTGATGGTTACAGTGCAGTCGAGCATTTCAAGCTGCCCTATAATACGACCCAGCTCGAACACTGGGTGGAGGCGCAACGCTCTTCATTTAAGGCTCCAGTGACGTTTGCAATGGTCTTTGCGGCCCCGGAAGCAGATGCCTCGCTGGCGGATATCATGGAAGTGGTGCGCATCTACGCGCGGGTTCCTGTTGTCGTTGGGGCCAGTGCGTCCGGCTTGGTGGCCAACAGCTACGAGATTGAGAGCGGCTGCGGTTTTGTCGTCGGGCTGTATGCCTTGCCGGAAACAAAGGCGCATGCGGTGCATTTGCCCTTGTCGCTCTTTGAGGGTGATGATGTGGCGGGGGCGCTTTCAACTGCCGTCCAAGACTTTTCCGAGCAGGCCAATGCCTGGATGTTGTTCGCCGATCCGGAGAGCATGAATAGTGATGCATGGCTGTCGGATTGGGACCGTGCGACCGGCGGCAAGGTGACTGTGGGCGGTTTTGCGTCTTTTCAGCGGGCAGCGGGGGGGACCGTTCTTTTATGTGACGGTATCGTACATGAGGAGGGAGCGGTCGCGTTGGCCTTGGAGGGGGCGGTGACGATCGAACCGCTTGTGGCCCAGGGCTGCCGGCCGGTCGGGACGCCGTGGACGGTTACGCAGGTGGATCACAACATCATTCACCAAATCGGAAATCGTCCCATCCTTGAAGTGCTTCGTGATACTCTGGAAGGCATGACACGTCGTGAGCAGAAGCAAGCCCGTGGCAACATCTTCATCGGGGTGGTACATAATGAATACAAGTCCGACTTCAGGACGGGTGATTTCCTGGTTCGTAATCTCGCAGCGATTGATCCGAAGTCAGGAGCCGTCGCGATTGCGACCCCCTTGAGGGTGGGGCAGAACCTGCAGTTCCAGATCCGGGACCCGCATGCGGCCAGTGTGGGGTTCTCCATGCTTTTGGAGGGGCAGGCCCAGTTGCTGGCGGGGCGGGCCGTGTACGGTGCCTGCCTGTACAACTGCATCGGGCGGGGGGCTTCCCTTTTCGGCGTGCCGGACCACGATGCCAGTGTGATTCGTGATGTGTATGAGGGACTGCCGGTGATCGGCATGTTCTGTAACGGCGAGTTCGGTCCGGTCCTCGGCGGACAGACCCGCTTGCATGGTTATGCCGCCAGTCTCGGGCTCTTCGTCGCCCGTGATTCTGCGGCCGTCTGA
- a CDS encoding NfeD family protein, whose product MTDWWTELSPELKVFYGIGILALLVVLLQMLLTLIGFDTDGVDGGFDVDVGDVDHGTGIGLFSSQTIAAFFLGFGWVGVAAVKSGLSVLYSGLLAVAFGVAAMFAMLFMLRGLLKLQSSGNLDYSKAIGSEATVYVTIPGSDVDGGGQIEVMVQGRLITASARKQSPGALKQGQRVRITAVSASNTYTVEPV is encoded by the coding sequence ATGACCGACTGGTGGACCGAATTAAGCCCTGAATTAAAGGTCTTCTATGGCATTGGTATTCTTGCCCTGCTGGTTGTCCTTCTGCAGATGTTGCTCACGCTGATCGGGTTCGATACCGACGGGGTGGATGGCGGCTTTGATGTGGATGTCGGGGATGTGGACCACGGTACGGGAATCGGACTTTTTTCATCACAGACAATCGCGGCCTTCTTTCTTGGATTTGGCTGGGTTGGTGTGGCGGCAGTCAAGAGCGGCCTGTCTGTGCTGTACTCGGGGCTACTGGCAGTGGCTTTCGGTGTCGCGGCGATGTTTGCGATGCTGTTCATGCTTCGGGGCCTGCTCAAACTTCAGTCCAGCGGGAACTTGGATTATAGCAAGGCCATCGGCTCGGAGGCGACCGTCTATGTGACCATTCCTGGTTCGGATGTGGATGGTGGCGGCCAGATTGAAGTGATGGTGCAGGGGCGCCTGATCACGGCCTCCGCGCGCAAACAAAGCCCGGGGGCATTGAAGCAGGGGCAGCGCGTACGGATCACGGCCGTGAGTGCGTCCAATACCTATACGGTTGAACCTGTCTGA